TACGCGGATACGCCGGAGATCCAGGGATGCGCCCACTGCACGATGAAGAACACGACCAGGCCAACCACCAACGGCTGTAGATCTGCGCTGAAGGGCAACGGCTCGGGCTTCTCCCAATCTCCATCCCGGCGGTTGATCAGGACGATCTGGAGCACGGCCCACAAACCCAGGCCGCCGAACAACACCAGGGAGCGGGAGTCGCCGTTCGAGAGGAGATGCGCAGCGCCCCAGGCGGCCACACCCGTCAGCTGCGGGTGACGAAGAAAGCGCTTCAGGTTGGTCGGCACGCCGGAGGCAATGAACAGCAGCAGGCCAACGAGCATCAGCCCGTTGGCGGCCCAGCGGCCCCAGGCCGGCGGGGCGTAGAGCAGGCTGGGCAGGCTGCTGCGCCAACCGAAGATCATCAGCCCGATGGCGATGACGAGCGCCAGGGAGAACAGGCCTTTGTAGGGCCCCTCCCCGCGCTGTTCGATGAAGTTTGCGCGGGCGGAGGCCCCGAGGCTCGGAATCGTGTGAACGCCCGCAAACAGGAGGACACCAAGGATCAGCCAGATCACATTCTTGCCTTTCTTGCGAACGCTTCGTTCCGGCGAGAA
This genomic interval from bacterium contains the following:
- a CDS encoding NnrU family protein, whose protein sequence is MIWLILGVLLFAGVHTIPSLGASARANFIEQRGEGPYKGLFSLALVIAIGLMIFGWRSSLPSLLYAPPAWGRWAANGLMLVGLLLFIASGVPTNLKRFLRHPQLTGVAAWGAAHLLSNGDSRSLVLFGGLGLWAVLQIVLINRRDGDWEKPEPLPFSADLQPLVVGLVVFFIVQWAHPWISGVSAYPG